A DNA window from Fodinibius sp. Rm-B-1B1-1 contains the following coding sequences:
- the hflC gene encoding protease modulator HflC translates to MKNWKGISLLVVLGILVLVALDGFYTVDETEQVIITQFGEPIGETVTDPGLNMKVPFIQRAHYFDERYLEWDGDRNQVPTKDKKFIFVDTYARWQITDPLQFFKRLRDERGAQSRLDDILDGETRNAVASHDLVEVVRSSNRDPKSDATITEIVEDTLADISVGRDSIQTMIQGLANERASDLGLKVLDFRFKRINYVEDVRQTVYDRMISERNRIADKFRSEGEGEAARINGEKERELQSIESEAFRRAEEIRGEADAQATAIYADAYNQSNTARELYNFTRTLESYGKSLDKETSVILSTDSEFFRFLRDMEN, encoded by the coding sequence ATGAAGAATTGGAAAGGTATTTCATTACTTGTAGTTCTGGGGATCTTGGTGTTGGTAGCTTTGGATGGGTTTTATACCGTCGATGAAACGGAGCAGGTTATTATTACGCAATTTGGTGAGCCAATTGGAGAAACAGTAACCGATCCCGGCTTAAATATGAAGGTCCCGTTTATACAGCGAGCACACTATTTTGATGAGCGCTATCTCGAATGGGATGGCGACCGAAACCAGGTGCCAACCAAGGATAAAAAGTTTATTTTTGTGGATACGTACGCTCGATGGCAGATAACGGACCCATTACAATTTTTTAAGCGATTGCGTGATGAGCGAGGGGCCCAATCGCGGCTGGATGATATTTTAGATGGGGAAACGCGTAATGCTGTTGCCTCGCATGACCTGGTAGAGGTGGTTCGATCATCTAATCGTGATCCAAAATCAGATGCTACGATCACTGAAATCGTAGAAGATACGCTGGCCGATATCTCTGTGGGCCGTGATTCTATCCAAACAATGATACAAGGGTTAGCCAACGAGCGGGCTTCAGATCTTGGATTAAAAGTACTTGACTTTCGGTTTAAGCGGATTAACTATGTAGAAGATGTGCGCCAAACTGTCTATGACCGAATGATAAGTGAGCGTAATCGCATTGCTGATAAGTTTCGTTCCGAAGGAGAAGGGGAAGCGGCTCGTATTAATGGTGAGAAAGAGCGAGAGCTGCAGTCGATAGAGTCGGAAGCATTCCGCCGAGCCGAGGAAATTAGGGGTGAGGCTGATGCACAGGCCACAGCCATTTACGCAGATGCCTATAACCAAAGTAATACAGCGCGTGAGCTCTATAACTTTACACGAACGCTGGAGTCGTATGGGAAGTCTTTAGATAAAGAGACTTCTGTTATTCTGTCAACGGATAGTGAATTCTTCCGGTTTTTGCGTGATATGGAAAATTAA
- a CDS encoding AarF/ABC1/UbiB kinase family protein yields the protein MSNDFPSSKLERGKIFAKTGLKVGTNYAKRYLKKSAGKKESEEEGKKFHADNARQVFNEFTKLRGTALKIAQSLSMDDGMLPEEFAEVMSESQYSVPPINKALARSIIRKELGDYPENLFAHFNTEAIAAASIGQVHEAELKNGQKVAVKIQYPNVRNTIHSDLSMAKTLMKRIVNRNGNFDEYFEEIEDTLIEETDYHQEGKYLQYFNKRFSEGDVITPKYIAEFSTGKVLTMSFIEGRHLKEFLASNPSQEERNHFGQLLWDFFHDQVEQRNFIHADTHPGNFFFREDGKLGVIDFGCVKKFSEEFTHNYMKLLPKHLKQNEQEIRELYLKLDIIKANPKNPEKEEEFFQFCKAYGDTFAKPYMGNEFDFSDPEFKEKITHFARELPIKNEPRGDKNFIYSTKVHIGLYNMLMKLGAQIDTERSKKLTHNMIETMDKGT from the coding sequence ATGAGTAACGATTTTCCATCCTCTAAGCTTGAGCGCGGTAAAATTTTTGCAAAAACGGGCCTTAAGGTAGGCACAAACTATGCAAAACGATATCTCAAAAAATCTGCAGGTAAAAAAGAAAGTGAAGAAGAGGGCAAAAAATTTCATGCCGATAATGCCCGCCAGGTTTTCAATGAATTCACCAAACTTCGCGGCACTGCACTAAAAATTGCCCAATCATTAAGTATGGATGACGGTATGCTGCCCGAAGAATTTGCTGAGGTAATGAGCGAATCGCAATACAGCGTACCACCTATCAACAAAGCGTTGGCCCGATCAATTATACGAAAGGAACTCGGGGATTATCCCGAAAACCTATTCGCCCATTTTAATACTGAAGCTATTGCTGCTGCATCTATCGGACAAGTTCACGAGGCTGAGCTTAAAAACGGGCAAAAAGTTGCAGTTAAAATTCAGTACCCGAATGTTCGCAATACCATTCATTCCGATTTATCGATGGCTAAAACACTTATGAAACGTATCGTTAATCGAAATGGGAATTTTGACGAATATTTTGAAGAAATTGAAGATACGCTGATAGAGGAAACCGATTATCACCAAGAAGGTAAATACCTACAATATTTTAACAAGCGATTTTCGGAAGGTGATGTTATAACCCCCAAATACATAGCGGAGTTTTCGACCGGTAAAGTACTAACTATGTCTTTCATAGAAGGGCGACATCTAAAAGAATTTTTAGCCTCCAACCCCAGCCAAGAAGAACGTAATCATTTCGGACAACTGCTCTGGGACTTCTTTCACGATCAGGTAGAGCAACGTAATTTTATTCATGCCGATACCCACCCCGGCAATTTTTTCTTCCGTGAAGATGGTAAATTAGGTGTTATCGATTTTGGATGCGTAAAGAAGTTCTCAGAAGAGTTTACCCACAATTATATGAAACTGCTACCTAAGCATTTAAAACAAAATGAACAAGAAATCAGGGAGCTATATCTGAAGCTGGATATTATTAAGGCGAATCCTAAAAATCCCGAAAAAGAAGAAGAATTTTTCCAATTTTGTAAAGCCTATGGAGATACATTTGCCAAACCATATATGGGCAATGAGTTTGATTTTAGTGATCCTGAATTTAAGGAAAAAATCACGCACTTCGCCCGCGAATTACCTATCAAAAACGAACCGCGTGGCGACAAAAACTTTATCTATAGTACCAAAGTCCATATTGGGCTATACAACATGCTAATGAAATTGGGAGCGCAAATTGACACCGAACGGAGTAAAAAACTTACTCACAATATGATTGAAACTATGGATAAAGGAACGTAA